The following proteins come from a genomic window of Pararhodobacter sp.:
- a CDS encoding NAD-dependent epimerase/dehydratase family protein → MMRETILVTGSSGLIGTAVCADLERRGHVVRRFDIADQGGGYGDIRVPSALGAALDGCTGVIHLAGVSRVIWGERDPAACHATNVIGTRTVLACVRQSDLPPWVIFGSSREVYGQSPTLPVTESAPLRPMNHYARSKVQAEHEVTRAREAGVRAAILRFSTVYGSALDHADRVVPAFCQAALRGQPLRIDGETNSLDITHVTDVAACIANVATRLSEGQSLAPMHLTTGQATPLIDLARRVIQIAQSPSEVVLAEPRNFDVASFVGDPRLAMAQVGWQPVTPLNAGLHALLAQLRAANRAA, encoded by the coding sequence ATGATGCGCGAAACCATTCTGGTAACGGGATCGAGCGGGCTGATCGGGACTGCGGTTTGCGCGGATCTTGAACGGCGCGGCCATGTGGTGCGCCGGTTCGACATTGCCGATCAAGGCGGCGGCTATGGGGATATCCGGGTGCCCTCGGCTCTTGGCGCTGCGCTGGACGGGTGCACCGGTGTGATCCATCTGGCTGGCGTGTCGCGTGTGATCTGGGGCGAGCGTGATCCGGCGGCCTGTCATGCGACAAACGTGATCGGCACGCGCACTGTGTTGGCGTGCGTGCGTCAAAGTGACCTGCCGCCTTGGGTGATCTTTGGCAGCAGCCGCGAGGTTTATGGTCAGAGTCCGACCCTTCCGGTCACCGAGAGCGCGCCCTTGCGGCCCATGAACCACTATGCCCGCTCAAAGGTGCAGGCCGAACACGAGGTCACCCGCGCGCGCGAGGCTGGGGTTCGGGCGGCGATCCTGCGGTTTTCAACAGTGTATGGCTCGGCGCTGGATCACGCGGACCGGGTCGTTCCGGCCTTTTGTCAGGCCGCGTTGCGCGGGCAGCCGCTGCGCATCGACGGTGAGACCAACAGCCTGGACATCACCCATGTCACGGATGTCGCCGCCTGTATCGCCAACGTCGCCACCCGCCTGTCAGAGGGTCAATCCCTGGCACCGATGCATCTGACCACCGGGCAGGCAACACCGTTGATCGACCTGGCGCGCAGGGTGATCCAGATCGCGCAGAGCCCCAGCGAGGTTGTCCTTGCCGAACCGCGAAACTTCGACGTGGCGTCCTTTGTCGGCGATCCACGATTGGCGATGGCGCAGGTCGGCTGGCAGCCCGTGACACCGCTGAACGCCGGGCTACACGCGTTGCTGGCGCAACTTCGGGCCGCAAATCGCGCCGCGTGA
- a CDS encoding radical SAM/SPASM domain-containing protein yields the protein MEKSNHAVELDRIAAGLKNPTFPKIFAVELCADCDLNCSMCHHDQMIRPKGNLPMALWQKCADEIAEVAPTTNVWFSFCGEPLLMPDRLIEMLHYGAQVGLRSLNLNTNGMRLTQDVAKRLLETDLSTIVIGIDGFEKATYEKYRYLGNRDTVYVNVQFLLEERAKRAHGPEIMVQFIEMEDNKHEFEVYRDHWLGLGATVKLRRQLSWGGKFETAIEIAQEQRIACPWAITMMHVFWDGRVPRCPGDTEGEESAGNAWDDSLVNLWGNLSGYRQLHLDHKFDQLPSRCDTCTDWKTGASIKLRPGHTKHRAGATSAQ from the coding sequence ATGGAAAAATCAAATCACGCCGTAGAACTGGATCGAATCGCTGCCGGGCTGAAAAATCCGACGTTCCCGAAGATTTTCGCCGTCGAGCTTTGCGCAGATTGTGATCTCAATTGCTCAATGTGTCATCACGACCAGATGATCCGCCCCAAAGGCAACCTGCCGATGGCGCTGTGGCAGAAATGCGCGGATGAAATCGCCGAGGTCGCGCCCACGACCAACGTCTGGTTCTCATTCTGCGGCGAGCCGCTGCTGATGCCCGACCGGCTGATCGAGATGTTGCATTATGGCGCGCAGGTGGGGTTGCGCTCGTTGAACCTCAACACCAACGGGATGCGTCTGACGCAGGATGTGGCCAAACGGCTGCTCGAGACCGATCTGTCAACCATCGTCATCGGCATCGACGGGTTCGAGAAGGCGACGTATGAGAAATACCGCTATCTCGGCAACCGCGACACGGTTTACGTCAATGTCCAGTTTCTGCTCGAAGAGCGCGCCAAGCGGGCCCACGGCCCGGAAATCATGGTGCAATTCATCGAAATGGAGGACAACAAGCACGAGTTCGAGGTCTATCGCGACCATTGGCTGGGGCTGGGGGCCACCGTGAAGCTGCGCCGCCAGTTGAGTTGGGGCGGCAAATTCGAAACCGCCATCGAGATCGCGCAAGAGCAGCGCATCGCCTGTCCCTGGGCGATCACCATGATGCATGTGTTCTGGGATGGTCGCGTGCCGCGCTGCCCCGGCGATACCGAGGGTGAGGAAAGCGCCGGCAACGCCTGGGATGATTCCCTGGTCAACCTGTGGGGCAATCTGAGCGGCTATCGTCAGCTTCATCTGGATCACAAATTCGATCAGCTGCCCTCGCGTTGCGACACCTGCACCGACTGGAAAACCGGCGCGTCCATCAAGCTGCGCCCCGGTCACACCAAGCACCGCGCTGGCGCGACCTCGGCGCAATGA
- a CDS encoding phosphopantetheine-binding protein, with the protein MSTLYLCAAGNPEGVRLALEINEAAQRWDRIVLLDDDPTKHGAQILGVPVLGPFSALADHQPGDEAVNLVARSTKGRDRVRARIEGFGLPLVSLIHPSVDVRYAQIGRAVTLYAGCVISALSTVGDHAVIFTQAVLGHGASLGAGGVLAPGAVVNARVRVGARAYIGANASVLPDIEVGDDATVSACSAVLGDVPAGCTALGVPAEIMGLPEPAATTVNAEAHLDSIKAIFAAILGAPAIGSDANFFDAGGDSKQALALQAALREALGVPVMIVDIFRFPSPRAISNHLSGATRKPVAQARADMRRRRSLAKP; encoded by the coding sequence ATGAGCACCCTCTACCTATGCGCGGCGGGCAATCCCGAGGGGGTTCGCCTTGCGCTCGAGATCAACGAGGCGGCGCAGCGCTGGGATCGGATCGTTCTGCTCGATGATGATCCGACCAAACACGGCGCTCAAATTCTGGGCGTGCCCGTCCTTGGCCCCTTCAGCGCTCTGGCCGACCATCAGCCCGGGGATGAGGCGGTCAACCTGGTCGCCCGCTCGACCAAGGGCCGCGACCGCGTGCGCGCCAGGATCGAGGGTTTCGGCCTGCCCTTGGTGAGCCTGATCCATCCGTCGGTCGATGTGCGCTATGCCCAGATTGGCCGCGCCGTGACGCTTTATGCAGGGTGCGTGATTTCGGCGCTGTCCACGGTTGGCGACCACGCGGTGATCTTCACGCAGGCGGTGCTGGGCCATGGTGCCTCGCTTGGCGCGGGCGGCGTGCTGGCACCCGGCGCGGTGGTCAATGCACGGGTGCGGGTGGGGGCGCGGGCCTATATCGGCGCCAACGCCTCGGTGCTGCCCGATATCGAAGTGGGCGATGACGCCACGGTCAGCGCCTGTTCCGCCGTTCTGGGCGATGTCCCCGCCGGCTGCACCGCGCTGGGCGTTCCGGCGGAAATCATGGGGTTGCCCGAACCCGCGGCGACGACGGTCAATGCCGAGGCCCATCTCGACAGCATCAAGGCGATTTTTGCCGCAATCCTTGGCGCGCCGGCCATCGGCAGTGATGCGAATTTCTTTGACGCGGGCGGCGATTCGAAACAGGCCTTGGCGCTGCAAGCGGCCTTGCGTGAGGCGCTGGGCGTGCCGGTGATGATCGTCGATATTTTCCGCTTCCCCAGCCCGCGTGCGATCAGCAACCATCTGTCCGGCGCGACGCGCAAACCCGTGGCGCAAGCCCGCGCCGACATGCGCCGCCGCCGGTCGCTGGCGAAACCCTGA
- a CDS encoding glutathione S-transferase has translation MAQHPVLWSFRRCPYAMRARLALLSAGPRVELREILLRQKPQAFLDASPTATVPALQLPDRVLDESLDIMRWALAQQDPARLLDMPDEGWTLITHSDGPFKTALDHTKYATRHPGLDPEAERAKAAAFLHDLNQRLTGQSALFGDRLTIADLAILPFVRQFAGIDRAWFDAQPWPALIDWLNRFTQGADFAQVMGKYPPWAKGDPPLWFGA, from the coding sequence ATGGCTCAACATCCTGTCCTTTGGTCCTTTCGGCGCTGCCCTTATGCGATGCGCGCCCGGCTGGCACTGCTCAGCGCGGGTCCAAGGGTTGAGTTGCGCGAAATCCTGTTGCGACAAAAGCCGCAGGCATTTCTGGACGCCTCGCCCACCGCCACCGTGCCCGCGTTGCAACTGCCCGACCGGGTGCTGGATGAAAGCCTCGACATCATGCGCTGGGCCTTGGCGCAGCAAGACCCGGCGCGCTTGCTGGACATGCCGGACGAGGGCTGGACCTTGATCACCCACAGCGACGGCCCGTTCAAGACCGCCCTCGATCATACCAAATACGCAACCCGCCACCCCGGCCTCGACCCCGAGGCCGAGCGCGCCAAAGCCGCCGCGTTTCTACACGACCTGAACCAGCGGCTGACCGGGCAATCAGCACTGTTTGGCGACCGTCTGACGATTGCCGATCTGGCGATCTTGCCGTTTGTACGCCAGTTCGCGGGCATTGACCGCGCCTGGTTCGACGCCCAGCCCTGGCCCGCGCTGATCGACTGGTTGAACCGCTTCACACAGGGCGCGGATTTCGCGCAGGTCATGGGCAAATATCCCCCGTGGGCCAAGGGCGACCCGCCGCTGTGGTTTGGCGCGTGA
- a CDS encoding NADP-dependent oxidoreductase — protein sequence MTQSTTQNRKFVLAERPKGEPNDKTLRLETERVPTPGTGQMLLRNEFLSLDPYMRGRMSDAPSYAAPVAIGEVMIGGTVSQVVTSDVKGFEPGDWVVLNGGWQDYILSDGKGAINLGQNPQNPSWALGIMGMPGLTAWAGLIQIGKPKAGETLVVAAASGPVGATVGQIGKLLGLRVVGIAGGPQKCAHVVDTLGFDACIDHKAADFRAALKAAVPDGIDVYFENVGGAVFDAVMPLLNPCARIPVCGLISQYNATSLPEGPDRLNMLLGQILRRRMTVQGFIVFDDFGHLYPEFAKQMGAWVSEGKIQYREEMIDGLEQAPSAFVGLLRGESFGKRVIRLSA from the coding sequence ATGACCCAATCCACAACGCAGAACCGCAAATTCGTGCTGGCCGAGCGGCCAAAGGGCGAGCCCAACGACAAGACGTTACGGCTGGAAACCGAACGCGTGCCCACCCCCGGCACGGGGCAGATGCTGCTGCGCAACGAATTCCTGTCGCTTGATCCCTATATGCGCGGCCGGATGAGCGATGCGCCCTCCTACGCCGCCCCCGTCGCGATCGGCGAGGTGATGATCGGCGGCACCGTCTCGCAAGTCGTCACCTCGGATGTGAAAGGCTTCGAGCCGGGCGATTGGGTGGTGCTGAATGGCGGCTGGCAGGATTACATCCTGTCCGACGGCAAGGGCGCAATCAATCTTGGCCAGAACCCGCAGAACCCGTCCTGGGCCTTGGGTATCATGGGGATGCCGGGCCTGACCGCCTGGGCCGGGTTGATCCAGATCGGCAAGCCGAAAGCGGGCGAAACTCTGGTGGTCGCCGCCGCCAGCGGGCCGGTTGGCGCGACCGTCGGGCAGATCGGCAAATTGCTGGGGCTGCGTGTGGTGGGCATCGCCGGCGGGCCGCAGAAATGTGCGCATGTCGTTGATACTTTGGGCTTTGATGCCTGCATCGACCACAAGGCCGCGGATTTCCGCGCCGCCCTGAAGGCCGCCGTGCCGGACGGCATTGATGTCTATTTCGAGAACGTCGGCGGTGCGGTGTTTGACGCGGTGATGCCGCTTTTGAACCCCTGCGCACGCATTCCGGTCTGCGGGTTGATCTCGCAATACAACGCCACCTCGCTGCCCGAGGGCCCGGACCGTCTCAACATGCTGCTGGGGCAAATCCTGCGGCGGCGCATGACGGTGCAGGGTTTCATCGTGTTCGACGATTTCGGCCATCTCTACCCCGAGTTCGCCAAGCAGATGGGCGCCTGGGTCAGCGAGGGCAAGATCCAGTACCGCGAGGAGATGATCGACGGGCTGGAGCAAGCCCCCTCGGCCTTTGTCGGCCTGTTGCGCGGCGAGTCCTTTGGCAAGCGGGTCATTCGCCTGAGCGCCTGA
- the dapF gene encoding diaminopimelate epimerase — protein MDTTHTNGLTFRKMHGAGNDFVIIDSRGREAVTTPALAAALGDRNRGVGFDQLAELRDADDADLTLDFWNSDGSRAGACGNATRCVAWLVMAEAGSDSLTIRTARGLLHARMVDGQIWVNMGAPLTDWQRIPLSSAQDALHLPLAGDPVGVGMGNPHCVFLVEDAEAVALETLGPQIEHDPLFPERTNVEFASLIGPDHLRMRVWERGTGVTLACGSGACAVAVAAAQRGLTGRRVVMDLDGGTLIADWRADGVWLTGPVADVFTATLTPDFLAAL, from the coding sequence ATGGACACGACACACACCAACGGCCTGACCTTTCGCAAGATGCACGGCGCGGGCAATGATTTTGTCATCATCGACTCGCGCGGGCGTGAGGCGGTGACGACTCCGGCTTTGGCAGCGGCGCTGGGCGACCGGAATCGCGGTGTCGGTTTCGACCAACTGGCCGAATTGCGCGACGCGGATGACGCCGATCTGACGCTGGATTTCTGGAACAGCGACGGCTCGCGCGCCGGGGCCTGTGGCAATGCCACGCGCTGTGTGGCGTGGCTGGTGATGGCAGAGGCAGGCAGCGATTCATTGACGATCCGCACGGCACGCGGGCTGCTGCACGCGCGCATGGTGGACGGCCAGATCTGGGTCAACATGGGCGCGCCGCTGACCGATTGGCAAAGGATTCCCCTGAGTTCCGCGCAGGATGCGCTGCATCTGCCGCTGGCGGGCGATCCGGTTGGCGTCGGCATGGGCAACCCGCATTGCGTGTTTCTGGTCGAGGACGCCGAGGCGGTGGCGCTGGAGACCCTCGGGCCGCAAATCGAACACGACCCGCTGTTCCCGGAACGCACCAATGTCGAATTCGCCAGCCTGATCGGCCCCGATCACCTGCGGATGCGGGTCTGGGAGCGCGGGACGGGGGTGACACTGGCCTGTGGCTCGGGCGCGTGCGCGGTGGCGGTGGCGGCAGCGCAGCGTGGCTTGACCGGGCGGCGCGTGGTCATGGACCTCGACGGCGGCACGCTGATTGCCGATTGGCGCGCGGATGGCGTCTGGCTGACCGGCCCGGTCGCCGATGTGTTCACCGCGACCCTGACGCCCGATTTTCTGGCCGCGCTATGA